One segment of Bacillus sp. 2205SS5-2 DNA contains the following:
- a CDS encoding SGNH/GDSL hydrolase family protein, with translation MKGFLMGLMTITCLAILVSGNIYWKQQTTITDAKSEDRQVENKEKSDKVRIITNDNFDVYLNLTGGWPAQAKATYEEALLEGTPFSIAIIGSDAMNSVENGWDQLVTKKIEENFDDTITTYSLPYNNTTTSFVEDSVYEEAIEQKPDLIIFEPFTLNDNGLVLIEDSLLIIENIQTAFSKENPDTVFILMPPQPLYMPNGYQNQVNALAEYVEENEIPYINHWENWPATDDILIKDYLDEESNPNDKGHKAWASAITDLLIQ, from the coding sequence ATGAAAGGCTTTCTTATGGGCTTGATGACGATTACATGCCTGGCTATTCTTGTTTCCGGAAATATCTACTGGAAACAACAAACGACTATTACTGATGCAAAATCAGAAGATAGGCAAGTTGAGAATAAGGAAAAAAGCGATAAAGTACGCATTATTACGAATGATAATTTCGATGTTTATTTAAATTTAACAGGAGGATGGCCTGCACAAGCTAAAGCTACCTACGAAGAAGCTTTACTTGAGGGTACACCCTTTTCCATTGCTATTATCGGTTCTGATGCTATGAATTCCGTTGAGAATGGTTGGGATCAACTCGTAACCAAAAAGATAGAAGAGAACTTTGACGACACGATTACGACCTACTCTCTTCCTTATAATAATACAACCACCTCATTCGTTGAGGATTCAGTGTATGAAGAGGCGATTGAACAAAAACCTGACTTAATTATTTTTGAGCCGTTTACCCTAAATGACAACGGGCTCGTTCTGATTGAGGACTCATTACTTATTATCGAGAACATTCAAACAGCTTTTTCAAAAGAGAACCCTGATACCGTCTTTATACTGATGCCACCTCAACCGCTCTATATGCCTAATGGTTATCAAAATCAGGTGAACGCGTTAGCAGAATACGTAGAAGAAAACGAAATTCCTTATATTAATCACTGGGAAAACTGGCCAGCAACGGATGATATTCTCATCAAGGATTACTTGGACGAAGAAAGTAACCCCAATGATAAAGGTCACAAAGCTTGGGCATCGGCTATTACAGACCTACTCATTCAATAA
- a CDS encoding polysaccharide biosynthesis protein, which yields MSYERRRLSLLLLLDSVIVLFAIFASYIILHPYDLDGNWGLLTVSAISLLICHHAFAIKYRLYHKAWAYASVGELTVIVKSVSFSIVAAAVIQFAVQQDIYFRVLAITWMLHVILIGGSRFSWRVYRDVYMKPKVEKKRTLIVGAGAAGSMAIRQLTHSDDSELQPVVMVDDNPKKQKLQIQGVTVEGAIANIEELVEKHQVEQIIIAIPSLSKHELQRIYKECRKSKAKTKIMPLIEDVLTGKVSVSQIREVEVEDLLGREPVQLDIESISDMVSGKTILVTGAGGSIGSEICRQLTHFAPKKLLLLGHGENSIYLIDLELRKKYGQDIDIIPVIADVQDRDRMFDVMSEHRPDVVYHAAAHKHVPLMEFNPKEAVKNNVIGTKNVAEAADMSGVSTFVMVSTDKAVNPTNVMGSTKRIAEMVVQNLDAHSSTKFVAVRFGNVLGSRGSVIPLFKRQIEAGGPVTVTHPDMTRYFMTIPEASRLVLQAGSLARGGEIFVLDMGEPVKIVDLAKNLIQLSGYTIDEIGLSFSGIRPGEKMYEELLGEGEIHGEAIFPKIFIGKSVKVDYDRVSHLIENHETSGEEYISQYVLNLANSKEEELLVKTAN from the coding sequence ATGTCATATGAAAGAAGAAGGCTCTCGTTACTACTATTACTAGACTCGGTGATTGTACTGTTTGCGATTTTTGCTAGTTATATCATCCTTCACCCTTATGACCTAGATGGTAATTGGGGACTATTGACCGTGAGTGCGATTTCTCTCTTGATTTGTCATCATGCCTTTGCAATAAAGTATCGCCTTTATCATAAAGCGTGGGCCTATGCGAGTGTCGGAGAATTAACCGTCATCGTTAAATCGGTTAGTTTCTCGATTGTTGCGGCAGCGGTTATTCAATTTGCTGTGCAACAGGATATCTACTTTCGCGTATTAGCGATTACGTGGATGTTGCATGTGATTCTAATTGGGGGCTCTCGTTTTTCTTGGCGGGTATACAGAGATGTGTATATGAAGCCAAAAGTAGAAAAAAAGCGGACATTAATCGTTGGCGCTGGAGCAGCCGGATCGATGGCCATTCGCCAGCTAACCCACAGTGACGACTCAGAATTACAACCAGTAGTAATGGTCGATGATAACCCTAAAAAGCAGAAGCTGCAAATTCAAGGTGTAACTGTTGAAGGTGCCATTGCTAATATCGAGGAGCTTGTTGAAAAGCATCAAGTCGAGCAAATTATCATTGCGATTCCTTCCTTAAGCAAGCATGAATTACAGCGGATTTATAAAGAATGCAGGAAATCAAAAGCGAAAACGAAAATCATGCCACTAATTGAAGACGTGTTGACTGGGAAGGTATCCGTCAGTCAGATTCGAGAGGTTGAAGTAGAGGATTTATTAGGAAGAGAACCTGTTCAACTAGATATCGAGTCGATTTCCGATATGGTATCCGGAAAAACGATTTTAGTCACAGGAGCGGGAGGATCGATTGGTTCGGAAATTTGCCGTCAATTGACCCATTTTGCTCCAAAAAAACTTCTACTATTAGGTCATGGAGAAAATAGTATCTATCTCATTGATTTGGAATTACGGAAAAAATATGGGCAAGATATAGACATTATCCCGGTTATAGCGGATGTCCAGGATCGTGACCGTATGTTTGACGTGATGAGTGAGCATCGTCCGGATGTCGTTTATCATGCGGCTGCTCATAAGCATGTCCCGTTAATGGAGTTTAATCCTAAAGAAGCGGTGAAAAACAATGTCATTGGCACGAAGAATGTCGCTGAAGCAGCCGATATGAGCGGTGTCAGTACCTTTGTGATGGTTTCGACGGATAAGGCAGTGAATCCAACGAATGTGATGGGCTCAACAAAAAGAATTGCTGAAATGGTTGTGCAGAACTTGGATGCCCATAGCTCGACTAAATTTGTCGCCGTTCGATTTGGAAATGTATTAGGAAGTCGCGGCAGTGTGATTCCGTTGTTTAAAAGACAAATTGAAGCAGGGGGTCCGGTCACGGTCACCCATCCTGATATGACAAGATATTTCATGACGATTCCAGAAGCTTCTCGATTGGTGCTACAAGCAGGTTCATTGGCTCGTGGTGGCGAGATATTTGTCCTCGATATGGGTGAGCCGGTGAAGATTGTTGATCTGGCGAAGAACTTGATTCAATTATCCGGTTATACCATTGACGAAATCGGTTTATCCTTCTCAGGCATTCGCCCTGGCGAGAAGATGTATGAAGAGTTACTAGGTGAGGGTGAGATTCACGGCGAAGCGATTTTCCCGAAGATATTTATTGGAAAGTCAGTTAAAGTGGACTATGATCGTGTTAGCCATTTAATTGAAAACCACGAAACAAGTGGAGAAGAATATATTTCGCAATATGTTTTGAATTTAGCGAATAGTAAGGAAGAAGAGTTATTAGTGAAAACCGCGAACTAA
- a CDS encoding YveK family protein — protein MEETISLKELFDTLKKRIGLITSITLLAVMVSGLASFFLLTPIYQSSTQLLVNKSNSGEQAAFNTSDIQTNLQLINTYSVIMKSPVILEKVIDELNLETTVGGLNEQLTVQSQKDSQVVGITVQSEDPQTAVDIANKTAEVFQREIVEIMNVDNITVLAKAEMGDKQSPIKPQPVLNMAIALVVGLMTAVGLAFLLEFLDNTVKTEQDVEKLLELPVLGVVTKMDNAEIESAARRVDRNRQLRGETLGS, from the coding sequence ATGGAAGAAACAATTAGTTTGAAAGAGTTATTTGACACCTTAAAGAAACGCATTGGCTTAATCACTAGTATTACATTACTAGCTGTGATGGTTAGTGGTTTAGCGAGCTTCTTTTTATTAACCCCGATTTATCAATCATCTACGCAACTATTAGTGAATAAATCAAACTCAGGTGAGCAAGCAGCCTTTAATACAAGTGATATACAAACGAATTTACAATTGATCAATACGTATAGCGTGATTATGAAAAGTCCGGTCATATTGGAAAAAGTGATTGATGAATTGAATCTTGAAACAACAGTAGGAGGGTTAAATGAACAATTAACCGTTCAGAGTCAAAAGGATTCGCAAGTTGTTGGGATTACGGTTCAAAGTGAGGATCCGCAGACGGCTGTGGATATTGCGAATAAAACAGCGGAAGTGTTTCAACGTGAAATCGTCGAAATTATGAATGTTGATAATATCACGGTTCTAGCAAAAGCAGAGATGGGTGACAAGCAATCTCCGATTAAACCACAACCGGTATTAAATATGGCGATTGCGCTAGTTGTCGGTTTAATGACAGCGGTAGGACTAGCATTTTTACTAGAATTCTTAGATAACACCGTTAAAACCGAGCAAGATGTCGAAAAATTACTTGAACTTCCAGTTTTAGGTGTGGTTACGAAAATGGATAACGCGGAAATAGAGTCAGCTGCAAGACGTGTTGACCGGAATAGACAATTACGAGGTGAGACTCTTGGCTCTTAA
- the galU gene encoding UTP--glucose-1-phosphate uridylyltransferase GalU: MTKVRKAIIPAAGLGTRFLPATKAMPKEMLPIVDKPTIQYIVEEAVESGIEDIIIVTGKGKRAIEDHFDNSFELEQNLLEKGKLELLEEVQKSSKVDIHYIRQKEPKGLGHAVWSARKFIGNEPFAVLLGDDIVQAETPCLRQLMDEYDKTLSSIIGVQTVPEEETHRYGIIDPLMNTGRRYQVNQFVEKPKQGTAPSNLAIMGRYILNPEIFMFLEKQETGAGGEIQLTDAIQALNEIQRVFAFDFEGVRYDVGEKFGFIKTQVEFALQRGELKGELLAYLLEVIERERVGQ, from the coding sequence ATGACAAAGGTGAGAAAAGCGATTATACCAGCAGCGGGATTAGGGACAAGATTCCTGCCAGCGACAAAAGCCATGCCAAAGGAAATGCTTCCGATTGTGGATAAGCCGACGATTCAATATATTGTGGAAGAAGCGGTTGAATCGGGGATTGAAGATATTATTATCGTTACAGGTAAAGGGAAACGAGCGATTGAGGATCATTTTGATAATTCGTTTGAATTAGAGCAGAACTTGTTAGAAAAAGGGAAATTGGAGTTATTAGAAGAAGTGCAAAAGTCTTCGAAGGTTGATATTCATTATATTCGTCAGAAGGAACCTAAAGGGTTAGGTCATGCGGTTTGGAGTGCTCGTAAGTTTATTGGAAATGAGCCGTTTGCGGTGTTATTGGGTGATGATATTGTGCAGGCTGAGACACCTTGTTTACGTCAGTTGATGGATGAGTATGATAAGACACTTTCTTCGATAATTGGGGTTCAGACGGTGCCAGAGGAAGAGACGCATCGTTATGGGATTATTGATCCATTGATGAATACAGGTCGTCGTTATCAGGTGAATCAGTTTGTGGAGAAGCCTAAGCAGGGGACGGCACCTTCTAATTTGGCGATTATGGGGCGTTATATTTTGAACCCGGAGATTTTTATGTTTTTGGAGAAGCAGGAGACTGGGGCTGGTGGGGAGATTCAGTTGACTGATGCGATTCAGGCTTTGAATGAGATACAGCGGGTGTTTGCGTTTGATTTTGAGGGTGTTCGGTATGATGTTGGGGAGAAGTTTGGGTTTATTAAGACTCAGGTTGAGTTTGCGTTGCAGCGTGGGGAGTTGAAGGGTGAGCTTTTGGCTTATTTGCTGGAAGTTATTGAGAGGGAGAGAGTTGGGCAGTAG
- a CDS encoding tyrosine-protein phosphatase yields MIDIHSHILPGIDDGAKELQNSIEMARQAVKEGVKAIIATPHLNSKYHNKKDDILMATQQLNNTLQKEQIQLQVLPGQEPRIYGEILEDYRSGDILTLNHSNYLFIEFPSNQIPRYARHLLYEIQLEGLTPVIVHPERNTEISEDPNKLYELIQNGALSQVTASSVAGTFGKKTQKLSFQLIEANLTHFIASDAHNITSRGFNIEEAFDVIDKRLGNDWVYYFDENSYLVTENQVVMKDTPQQVQRKKILGIF; encoded by the coding sequence ATGATTGATATTCATAGTCATATTCTACCTGGTATCGATGATGGTGCCAAAGAACTACAAAACAGCATCGAGATGGCTCGACAAGCCGTAAAAGAAGGTGTGAAAGCAATCATTGCGACTCCGCATCTGAATAGCAAATACCATAATAAAAAAGACGATATCTTAATGGCGACGCAACAGCTAAACAATACCTTACAAAAAGAACAGATTCAGTTACAGGTACTTCCAGGACAAGAACCACGAATTTATGGGGAAATTTTAGAAGACTATCGAAGTGGTGATATTCTGACCCTCAATCACTCAAACTACTTATTTATCGAATTTCCATCGAACCAGATTCCAAGATACGCTAGACATCTATTATATGAGATTCAACTAGAAGGCTTAACACCTGTCATCGTTCATCCCGAACGGAACACAGAGATCTCAGAAGACCCAAATAAACTTTATGAATTGATCCAAAACGGAGCCTTAAGCCAAGTGACCGCTTCAAGTGTCGCAGGTACCTTCGGCAAGAAGACACAAAAGCTATCGTTTCAACTTATCGAAGCCAATCTGACCCATTTTATCGCATCGGATGCTCACAATATCACAAGTCGTGGCTTTAACATCGAAGAAGCCTTCGACGTGATTGATAAAAGGCTAGGAAATGATTGGGTTTATTATTTTGACGAAAACTCGTACTTAGTGACGGAGAATCAAGTGGTGATGAAAGACACGCCCCAGCAAGTTCAGCGAAAAAAGATATTGGGGATTTTTTAA
- a CDS encoding C40 family peptidase: MKKTLLTLTTAAFLTTGFASTAGAASYTVKSGDSLSLIAKNYGTTVTSLKQANHLTGDLIYINQTLAVPDGSTASTYTVRSGDYLYKIAKIYGLSVPELKNLNGLTSDLIYVGQTLKVAGTAATPEPKQTTMYTVQAGDTLSHIAKRNSMSVSQLKDLNSLSSDLIYVGQTLKVSTAAVTPEPTNAFAVATLISEAKKVLGTPYLWAGTTPSGFDCSGFIYYAFNQAGKDLARTNTDGYYSLSVSVSNPQPGDLVFFENTYKSGISHMGIYLGNNEFIHASSSKGVSVTSLSNTYWGPKFAGYKRIK, translated from the coding sequence ATGAAAAAGACGTTACTTACTTTAACAACAGCAGCTTTTTTAACTACTGGATTCGCTTCTACAGCAGGCGCAGCGAGCTATACAGTAAAATCAGGTGATTCACTTTCACTCATTGCCAAAAACTACGGCACAACCGTAACCTCATTAAAACAAGCCAACCATCTAACAGGTGACCTCATCTATATTAATCAAACATTAGCAGTACCAGATGGGAGTACAGCAAGCACATACACGGTTCGGTCTGGTGATTATCTTTATAAAATCGCTAAAATATATGGGCTGTCGGTACCTGAGCTAAAAAACTTGAATGGATTAACTTCTGATCTCATTTATGTGGGACAAACATTAAAGGTAGCGGGAACAGCAGCTACACCTGAGCCGAAGCAAACAACGATGTATACTGTGCAAGCAGGTGACACGCTTTCTCATATCGCTAAGCGAAATAGCATGAGTGTATCGCAGTTAAAAGATTTGAATTCTCTTAGTTCTGATTTAATTTATGTTGGTCAAACCTTGAAGGTATCTACTGCAGCAGTTACACCTGAACCAACGAATGCCTTCGCGGTTGCTACCTTGATTTCTGAAGCGAAGAAGGTACTTGGCACTCCTTATCTTTGGGCTGGAACAACGCCAAGTGGCTTTGATTGTTCAGGATTTATTTATTATGCGTTCAATCAAGCTGGAAAAGACCTAGCTCGAACGAACACAGATGGTTATTATAGTCTGTCTGTTAGTGTGTCCAATCCTCAGCCAGGTGATTTAGTCTTTTTTGAAAACACGTATAAATCAGGTATTTCTCATATGGGCATCTATTTAGGAAATAACGAGTTTATTCACGCTTCTTCCTCCAAGGGAGTCAGTGTAACATCACTTTCGAATACCTACTGGGGACCAAAATTCGCTGGCTATAAGCGTATAAAATAA
- a CDS encoding CpsD/CapB family tyrosine-protein kinase: MNKNKRNIITHLNPKSPISEQYKTIRTNIQYSVVDQEVRSIMVTSSGPGEGKSTTIANLAVVFAQQGKKVLMIDADMRKPTAHYTFNLTNTVGLTNVLTKQVSLREAAKETDIKNLDLLPCGPTPPNPAELLSSKSMENFLKVAYEDYDLLLFDTPPLLAVTDAQVIANQVDGTILVVSSGGTNQDALIKAKELLVNAKAKVMGVVLNNRSMKDSNYYYYYGNN; this comes from the coding sequence ATGAATAAAAATAAACGTAACATCATTACCCACTTAAATCCCAAATCACCAATCTCAGAGCAATATAAAACAATAAGAACGAATATCCAGTACTCGGTTGTTGATCAGGAAGTACGTTCGATCATGGTGACATCTTCTGGTCCTGGGGAAGGAAAATCGACCACAATCGCTAACTTAGCTGTCGTGTTTGCTCAGCAAGGGAAGAAAGTACTAATGATTGATGCGGACATGCGCAAACCAACGGCACATTATACGTTTAACTTAACCAACACTGTTGGACTTACAAATGTATTGACGAAGCAAGTATCGTTACGAGAAGCAGCGAAGGAAACAGATATTAAAAACTTAGACTTACTCCCATGTGGGCCGACACCACCGAACCCTGCGGAGTTACTAAGCTCGAAGTCAATGGAGAATTTTTTGAAAGTAGCCTATGAAGACTATGATCTTTTATTATTTGATACCCCGCCACTATTAGCGGTGACAGATGCACAGGTGATTGCTAATCAGGTAGATGGTACGATTTTGGTTGTCTCATCTGGTGGTACGAATCAGGATGCGCTCATAAAAGCAAAAGAACTACTCGTAAACGCGAAGGCGAAAGTAATGGGTGTGGTTCTCAATAATAGGAGCATGAAGGATTCCAATTATTACTACTACTACGGAAATAATTAG
- a CDS encoding LCP family glycopolymer transferase — MRSDKHIKKKRKWLKYLLIIVSIIIIGLAAYLYSIYHSFNSAISSMHTETSRDKSPKRVEELTFSKKEPFSVLLLGVDEREGDKGRSDTMIVLAVNPELKSVKMLSIPRDTYTDIIGHGTTDKINHSYAFGGVDMAMDTVENFLDIPIDYFVQINMEGFAEIVDAVGGVTVENDFAFNDAGFSYPEGTLQLSGEKALVFSRMRYKDPRGDFGRQLRQRQIIQGVMKEGASLSSLWNFQDIFSTLGNNIKTNLTFSEMVDIQKNYKSATKSINQVSIDTGYGETMNGIWYYIIPDEEVVKIQNEMKTHLELNS; from the coding sequence ATGCGATCAGATAAACATATAAAAAAGAAAAGAAAATGGCTTAAATACCTACTCATTATTGTTAGCATTATTATTATTGGCCTTGCTGCCTATCTATATTCGATTTACCACTCATTTAATTCAGCGATTTCCTCGATGCATACCGAAACGAGTCGAGATAAGTCGCCAAAGCGAGTCGAGGAACTGACTTTTTCGAAGAAAGAACCCTTCTCGGTGCTTCTGTTAGGCGTTGATGAACGTGAAGGTGATAAAGGTCGATCGGACACGATGATCGTCTTGGCAGTCAATCCTGAGCTGAAATCGGTGAAGATGCTGAGCATCCCGCGTGATACGTATACAGATATCATTGGTCACGGGACAACCGACAAAATCAATCATTCCTATGCTTTTGGAGGAGTCGACATGGCGATGGATACTGTGGAAAACTTTTTAGATATTCCGATTGATTATTTTGTGCAGATTAACATGGAAGGCTTCGCAGAAATTGTCGATGCGGTTGGTGGGGTGACTGTTGAAAATGATTTTGCCTTTAATGATGCTGGATTCTCATACCCAGAAGGTACCCTACAATTAAGTGGGGAAAAAGCACTAGTATTTTCTCGGATGAGATACAAAGATCCACGAGGTGATTTTGGACGACAACTTCGTCAACGCCAAATCATTCAAGGAGTGATGAAAGAGGGCGCCAGTCTTTCGAGCTTATGGAATTTCCAAGACATTTTTTCCACACTTGGCAATAATATCAAAACAAATCTGACCTTCTCAGAAATGGTCGATATTCAGAAAAACTATAAAAGTGCCACCAAATCAATCAACCAGGTTTCGATTGATACAGGCTACGGTGAAACGATGAATGGGATTTGGTACTATATCATCCCAGATGAGGAAGTTGTCAAAATACAGAATGAAATGAAAACGCATTTGGAGTTAAATTCTTAA